TTTATTATTTATTTCGGCTTACCCCAGCTGGGGATCGATCTCGGCCCGATGCTCTCAGGTATTCTGGGACTCTCTCTGAATGCCGGAGCCTACAATGCGGAAACTATCCGTGGTGGGATCATCTCGGTGCATGCGGGGCAACTCGAGGCGGCCCGCTCTCTGGGGATGAGTTTCGGCCTGGCGATGCGGCGTATCATCCTGCCGCAGGCGCTGCGGATCATCATTCCGCCCCTGGGGAATAACTTCATCATCCTCATCAAGGACACCTCGCTGGTGTCAACCATCACCGTCATCGAACTCACCATGACCGCCCAACGCCTGATCGGCTCGACCTACAAGCCCTTCGAGATGTACCTGATGGCGGCGGTGCTCTATGCTGTATTGACGTCCTCGGCGGCGCTGTTGTTGAAAACCTTTGAGAAGCGGTTTGCTTTGGAGCGTAGATAATGGAGACCTTGGCAATGAAACTGGACGAACAGAGCTGTATGGTGGAGATCAGGGATCTACATAAATATTTTGGCCCGCTGGAAGTGCTGAAAGGGGTCGATATCGAGGTGAAGAACGGCGAGGTGCTGGTCATCATCGGCCCGAGCGGCTCCGGCAAGAGCACCCTGTTGCGCTGCGTCAACAATCTCGAAGAGCCGACCTCCGGCGAGATCTATGTCGACAACATCCTGGTTAATGATCGAGGCTTGAAGCACAAGGCCTTCCAGGCGCACCTTAACCGGACTCGCTGCAAGATGGGGATGGTCTTTCAGCAGTTCAACCTTTTCCCGCACATGACGGTGCTCGAGAATGTGATCGAGGCCCCGATCCATGTGCTGAATAAAGATCGGGCGGCTGCTATCGTCAAGGCCGAGGAGTTGTTGGAGATGGTCGGCCTGGCCAGCAAACGCGATAACTATCCGGCCACTCTCTCCGGCGGTCAGCAGCAGCGGGTCGCCATCGCCCGGGCCCTGGCCATGGAGCCCAGCGTAATGCTGTTTGACGAAGTGACCTCGTCCCTCGACCCGGAGCTGGTCGGAGAGGTCCTGCGCGTCATGGAGCAGCTGGCGCGCGACGGTATGACGATGCTGGTAGTCACCCACGAGATGGGCTTTGCCGAGAAGGTCGCCGACCGGGTGGTCTTCATGGCCGACGGCTACGTGGTCGAAGACGCTCCGCCGCACGAGATGTTTACCAACCCGCAGCACGAGCGGACCCGGCAGTTTCTGGCCGAGGTGCTTAAATGATCAGCAAGCTCTGTGACCTCACCACCGCCCTGGCCCATGTGCGCAGTGGCCAGACCCTCATGGTCGGCGGCTTCGGCGCACCCGGTACGCCGTTCACGCTGATCGATGCCCTTATGGCGCAGGGCGCCAACGAGCTGGTGCTGATCAAGAATGAAGCCAACGAAGGGGGGATGGGGATCTCGCTGCTTATCGAAGCGCAGCGGGTCAGGCGCATCATCATCTCCCACCTTGGCCTGAATTCGGTGGTCATCGGCATGAAGAACAGGCAGGAGGTGGAGGTCGAATTCTACCCCCAGGGGATTCTGGCCGAGAAGATTCGCGCCGGAGGAGCGGGGTTGATTGCGATCCTGACCGACATCGGTATCAATACCATCCTGCGTGAAAACAAGCAGGTCGTCATGGTCGCCGGCCGCGAAGCGCTGCTCGAACCGGCCTTGCGGGCCGATGTTGCCCTTCTGCACGCCGCCGTGGCGGATCGAGCGGGGAACCTGGTGTATGAAAAGAGCGCGCGCAACTTCAGTCCGCTGATGGCGATGGCCGCCGATCGGGTCATTGTCGAGGCGGAACGGATTGTCGAGATCGGCGAGATTCCAGCGGATCAGATCCACACGCCAGCGGCCTTCGTCGATCATGTCGTTGAACTG
Above is a genomic segment from Geopsychrobacter electrodiphilus DSM 16401 containing:
- a CDS encoding amino acid ABC transporter ATP-binding protein, with the translated sequence MVEIRDLHKYFGPLEVLKGVDIEVKNGEVLVIIGPSGSGKSTLLRCVNNLEEPTSGEIYVDNILVNDRGLKHKAFQAHLNRTRCKMGMVFQQFNLFPHMTVLENVIEAPIHVLNKDRAAAIVKAEELLEMVGLASKRDNYPATLSGGQQQRVAIARALAMEPSVMLFDEVTSSLDPELVGEVLRVMEQLARDGMTMLVVTHEMGFAEKVADRVVFMADGYVVEDAPPHEMFTNPQHERTRQFLAEVLK
- a CDS encoding CoA transferase subunit A yields the protein MISKLCDLTTALAHVRSGQTLMVGGFGAPGTPFTLIDALMAQGANELVLIKNEANEGGMGISLLIEAQRVRRIIISHLGLNSVVIGMKNRQEVEVEFYPQGILAEKIRAGGAGLIAILTDIGINTILRENKQVVMVAGREALLEPALRADVALLHAAVADRAGNLVYEKSARNFSPLMAMAADRVIVEAERIVEIGEIPADQIHTPAAFVDHVVELGTLTSAYGVLEHHVHHEL
- a CDS encoding amino acid ABC transporter permease, which produces MLDWQIIIHYFPFMLEGAWLTLQISVISVLLGLVFGLAAALCKLSHNKFLSGFASFYIWLIRSTPLLVQLFIIYFGLPQLGIDLGPMLSGILGLSLNAGAYNAETIRGGIISVHAGQLEAARSLGMSFGLAMRRIILPQALRIIIPPLGNNFIILIKDTSLVSTITVIELTMTAQRLIGSTYKPFEMYLMAAVLYAVLTSSAALLLKTFEKRFALERR